The nucleotide sequence TCGAGCGCGCTTGAATCACCGTGCCTTGGGGTAATTTCGGAAATACGAGGACGCCGCTGTCTCGTATTCCCCCCCCCTGACAGGAGTCAGGCCTTGGCGGGCGGCATGGTCAGCGGGTAATCGCGTCCGGGCATCGGGGCGTAGGATGGTTTCCGCCAGCCCGGGGCGAGTTCATCGAGATTTACCGACTGGCCCGTGGCAAAGCAGGTATTGGCCGCGGCGCCGACCAATACGGACGCCGCCCCGCCCCGCTCATCGGAGGCGCGCATCAGCGGATCGGTCGGGGCCGAGGGTAAAAACAGTTCGTCGAGCATGACCCGGTCGCCCCCGCCATGGCCGCCCTTGCCGGTGCGCGGCGTGAGGTCGGTGGCCGCGCCACGCAGGGGAATCAACCGCGTGGTCGTGCCGCCCTGCGCCACCCCACCCTGCACGCCGCCGTCGCCATTGACGTAAACGGTCTCCACGATCTTGTGCTCGATGCGGCCCTTGGTGCCGTTGAACGCGATGTGGTAACCTTCCCAGGAATTGAAGGCGTTGAGCGAGTAACTGAGCGTGACCTGGTTGTCGTAGCGCACGATGACGTTCATCGTATCTTCAATGTCGATGCGCGGATTAAACACGCATTGATCGCGGAAGTAGCCGTCGTGGTGTTCCTGATCGAGATAGAGCGATTTAAGATTGGCATTGGCCGCCAGATCCATGTGGAAGGTGCACTTCGACGCCTCCGGGCACGTGTGACAGCGTTCGTGGTGAGACTCGAGACCGAGTCGTTTGGCCATGGCCGGCGTGTAGAATTCGCGCTTGCCCATGGCGGTCACTTCGACGGGGTTGGCCCCGAGCCACCAGTTGACGAGGTCGAAGTGGTGGGTGGCTTTGTGCACCATGAGTCCCCCGGAGTTTTTCTTCTCGCCGTGCCACCGGCGGAAATAATCCGCGCCGTGATGGGTGTTGAGCAGCCAGTTGAAATCGACCGACAGCAGGTCGCCGATTTCGCCGGCCATCAGCATTTCCTTCACCTGGGTGCGGGACGGCGAGTAGCGGTAGTTGAAACACACCCGCACCTTGCGCCCCGTGCGCTCCACCGCTTCCTGAATTCGCTGCACCTTCGCGGCGGTCGTCGTCATGGGTTTCTCGGTGATCACGTCGCAGCCCGCCTCCATCGCCCGGATGATATACTCGTCGTGCGTCGCGTCCATCGTGGTCACGATGACGAACTGCACGCGGTTTTCGCGGATCATACGTTCAAAATCGGCGGGCGCGTAACCGGTCGGAGCCTTCGCCCCGTAGCCGGCGGATTTGCTGCGGGCCAACTCGAGACGGCCGGGATTGATGTCGCACAATCCAACCAACGCGGCGTGATCACGGTAATCCTCTTGGATGGCGCGTTGATACATATTGGAGCGCGAACCCGTGCCCACCAGGGCGTAACGGCGACGGCCGTCCCCGGCCTGCGCAAAGACGTGGGGGGCGAGAGCCAAACCAGCTCCGGCAACGGCGGCGGACTTTACAAAGGCACGGCGATTCGGTCGTGATTCACCGCAGGAATTCGAGGCAACAGTAGACATGGGGTATGGGGAGTATGGTGGGGTTGAGGGTAAACCCTATCTGTAGGGACCATGCGGTGGAATCGCTAGACGAAAAAGCGGCCATTCTCCCCAAGAGAATGGCCGCCGTGCCCCACGGTTAGACCGATGGTTCGGACTAAAAGCTGAAGGTATTGGTCAGGAAAAACTCCCGCGGACGACGGTAGTTGACCGTGCCCCCCTCCTGATCACCCAACGCGCCCACGGTTTCCGTCATGTCGTTCTGAAACAGGTTGGATATGTTGAGCTGCACTTTGTAGCGAACGCGGTCATCGAAGAGCTTGGTCGCATAGCCCAACTTGAGCGTGCCGCTGGTGTATTCGTTTCCATAGTAGATGATCGGCGGTGCATCAACCGTGGCGCCGGCACTGTAGTCGATGAGGGGGGCGTCGCGATACTGCATCCCCGCGCCCACGGAGAACCCATTGAGCAGACCTTCGGTGAAGCTGTAATTGGCAAACAAATTGGCCCGATACTCGCGTTGGCGCAGCGGCGAAATACCGTCGCGCCACCAGAAGGTATTGGCGGAATAGATACGATCGAGACGGGTGCGAATATTGTTCAGTTCACTGTCGCCGAGCGCATTGCCCTCGAAGTCGAGACCCGAGTTGTAGGCCTGTTCGTAACGCGGCAGATTCTCATCCATCCAATCCCGGAAGAACTTGCCGTGATTGCTGATCTTCACCGTGCCACGGGAGACGTTGAACGAGACGCGCAGGTTCTTGGTGGGATTGGAGGTCAAATCCAGTTCCCAGCCATGGCCGGAGGAATCCTGACGGTCCTGGAATCCGCCTTGATTGCGGCCGGGTTCCAACGTGTTCCAGATGCTGCGAACCCCGCCAACAAACCAGCCGTGCATGTAGTGCAAGCCGCCGGCATCCGCGGTTTCGTAGTAGGCGATGGAGCCGTTTAACTTGTTCTCGAACAGGCGAAATTTCAGTCCTCCGTCCCAACTCTCGCCCGCCCGGGGGCCGAGGGGATCGTAGTTCACGTCCCGGCCGCCTTGCGTGTTGAAATTCTCCGAACTGTTGTAGAACCCAAACAGGCTCTGAGTCAGTCCGGCGACGATGCCATAGGAG is from Synoicihabitans lomoniglobus and encodes:
- a CDS encoding Gfo/Idh/MocA family protein codes for the protein MSTVASNSCGESRPNRRAFVKSAAVAGAGLALAPHVFAQAGDGRRRYALVGTGSRSNMYQRAIQEDYRDHAALVGLCDINPGRLELARSKSAGYGAKAPTGYAPADFERMIRENRVQFVIVTTMDATHDEYIIRAMEAGCDVITEKPMTTTAAKVQRIQEAVERTGRKVRVCFNYRYSPSRTQVKEMLMAGEIGDLLSVDFNWLLNTHHGADYFRRWHGEKKNSGGLMVHKATHHFDLVNWWLGANPVEVTAMGKREFYTPAMAKRLGLESHHERCHTCPEASKCTFHMDLAANANLKSLYLDQEHHDGYFRDQCVFNPRIDIEDTMNVIVRYDNQVTLSYSLNAFNSWEGYHIAFNGTKGRIEHKIVETVYVNGDGGVQGGVAQGGTTTRLIPLRGAATDLTPRTGKGGHGGGDRVMLDELFLPSAPTDPLMRASDERGGAASVLVGAAANTCFATGQSVNLDELAPGWRKPSYAPMPGRDYPLTMPPAKA